The following are encoded in a window of Trichomycterus rosablanca isolate fTriRos1 chromosome 13, fTriRos1.hap1, whole genome shotgun sequence genomic DNA:
- the prph2la gene encoding photoreceptor outer segment membrane glycoprotein 2: MAVLKLRFTKTQRDKLAQVLWLLNWISVVTGIIIFSLGLFLKVEINKQRELMAKRDIHSVPNMLIAVGLIACVINFVGGKICYDCADTNKYLRWKLLMLPYIICTFFFTLCLLIGALMCYTMHVELNESLALGLHNAIRYYKDTDTPGRCFLKRTVDLLQIQFQCCGNTGHKDWFQIQWISNRYLDMSKKEVVDRLQSNVDGKYLVDGVPFSCCNINSPRPCIQHQITNNLAHFNYDYQTDELNLWSKGCHQALLEYYTNILHSIGLTVLLIWFFELSVLTGVRYLQTALENVLKQGDPESESDGWLLENSFVETARSNFIIKSLKKCNQIEVENVDPNINKPATAHYGPDNMPPIKMPVAN; encoded by the exons ATGGCTGTTCTAAAATTAAGGTTCACTAAAACCCAGAGGGACAAGCTCGCCCAGGTGTTGTGGCTGCTAAACTGGATCTCAGTAGTGACTGGTATTATTATCTTTAGCCTGGGCCTTTTCCTCAAGGTGGAGATAAACAAGCAAAGAGAACTAATGGCTAAGCGGGACATTCATTCTGTGCCAAATATGCTAATCGCAGTGGGACTGATAGCCTGTGTGATCAACTTCGTGGGAGGAAAGATTTGCTATGACTGTGCGGATACTAACAAGTACTTACGCTGGAAGCTACTAATGCTCCCTTATATAATCTGTACCTTCTTCTTTACCCTATGTTTGCTGATCGGAGCACTTATGTGCTACACCATGCATGTGGAACTAAATGAATCTTTAGCTCTTGGTCTACATAATGCTATTCGCTACTATaaagacacagacacaccaggCCGTTGCTTCTTGAAACGCACTGTGGATTTGCTGCAGATCCAGTTCCAATGCTGCGGTAATACAGGCCACAAGGATTGGTTTCAAATCCAGTGGATCAGCAACCGCTATCTGGATATGTCCAAGAAGGAAGTGGTAGA tCGTTTGCAAAGTAATGTGGACGGAAAGTACCTGGTTGACGGAGTACCCTTCAGCTGCTGTAACATTAACTCACCACGACCCTGCATTCAGCATCAAATCACAAACAATCTGGCCCATTTTAACTATGACTACCAAACTGATGAACTCAACTTATGGAGTAAAGGCTGTCACCAGGCCCTGCTGGAGTATTACACCAACATATTGCACTCAATCGGCCTTACAGTGCTTCTCATCTGGTTCTTTGAG CTCTCTGTGCTTACCGGTGTCCGCTACTTGCAAACTGCCCTGGAGAACGTACTAAAGCAAGGAGACCCCGAGTCCGAATCTGATGGATGGCTACTGGAGAACAGCTTTGTGGAGACTGCACGCTCTAATTTCATCATCAAAAGCCTTAAGAAGTGCAATCAGATTGAAGTTGAGAATGTGGATCCCAACATCAACAAACCAGCTACAGCACATTACGGTCCCGATAATATGCCTCCAATCAAAATGCCTGTGGCCAACTAG